The Macrobrachium nipponense isolate FS-2020 chromosome 19, ASM1510439v2, whole genome shotgun sequence genome contains a region encoding:
- the LOC135219204 gene encoding uncharacterized protein LOC135219204, translating into MFQKLETQEDLPTSQDFPLGAGLPLPDIPFGLPSPEDFPAPEGDRCSRICPYNYQPVCGSDGVTYTNECTFQVASCKDPNLSLEGTGFCASISLGTPAFSPPPPSPPLGELPKLDDTPGSGVIPFPPETDPFGGDFGGEPAVFEPLLPSPAEGCPEACTKIYDPLCGTDGVTYNNKCLFEIAVCKGSTSGLLLSVASDGPCGSALSPADPSILDSVDLRVPEVPTQDTNLPSSSPTTGVCKEECNRIYQPACGTDSVTYNNLCLLELASCNNVNSGGYAIKVDYEGPCVASDTAIFVSAMTPRPPTPTSFGGSAGDTGFGGVQPHSDTSFGASGGDTTGFGGFQSHSDTSLGTSGGDTTGFGGFQSHSDTSLGASGGDTTGFGGAQPHSDSSFGASAGVTSFGGAQPHSDSSFGASAGDTGFGGSQPHSEASFGSSGGDTGFTQGGGAAVGSFGGHDDGSPLSSCPQACTKIFSPVCGSDDQTYNNDCLLNVAACQSRSARTEAIFKVFDGPCVAVLPRGPACDESCDKSFVPVCGSDGETYNNICLLNVANCLNPFASITHVSDGPCEASTPPRLSTDPRPSISTEARPDIDITGTHGGAVHGGQQSQSPNQEYIPPV; encoded by the exons CCCAAGAGGACCTTCCTACTTCGCAGGACTTCCCCCTAGGCGCCGGCTTACCTCTGCCGGACATTCCCTTCGGACTGCCGTCGCCGGAAGACTTCCCCGCTCCTGAAGGGGACAGGTGCTCGAGGATATGCCCTTACAACTACCAGCCAGTCTGTGGGTCTGACGGAGTCACTTACACGAACGAATGTACCTTCCAAGTAGCGTCCTGCAAGGACCCAAACCTCTCCTTGGAGGGCACTGGTTTCTGCG CTTCCATATCTCTAGGAACACCTGCattctctcctccccctccttcccctccacTTGGGGAACTCCCGAAATTGGACGACACCCCTGGCAGTGGCGTCATTCCATTCCCCCCTGAAACCGACCCCTTCGGTGGTGACTTCGGAGGAGAACCTGCGGTCTTCGAGCCTCTGCTGCCCTCTCCCGCCGAGGGATGCCCAGAAGCCTGTACCAAGATCTACGACCCTCTGTGTGGCACGGATGGAGTGACTTACAATAATAAGTGCCTCTTTGAAATCGCCGTCTGCAAAGGGTCCACTTCAGGCCTCCTCCTCAGTGTGGCTTCTGATGGACCTTGTG GTTCTGCCTTGTCACCAGCCGACCCCAGTATCTTGGATTCAGTCGACCTTCGAGTCCCAGAAGTTCCTACACAGGACACCAATCTGCCatcctcctcccccaccaccgGAGTCTGCAAGGAAGAATGCAATAGAATCTACCAGCCAGCTTGTGGTACTGATAGTGTCACCTACAACAACCTCTGCCTTTTGGAGCTGGCCTCCTGCAACAATGTCAACTCTGGTGGCTACGCCATTAAGGTCGATTACGAAGGGCCCTGTG TGGCCAGTGACACCGCAATCTTCGTCTCGGCCATGACTCCCCGACCTCCTACACCCACGTCCTTCGGAGGCTCCGCAGGGGATACAGGTTTCGGAGGAGTCCAACCTCATTCAGACACTTCATTCGGAGCCTCTGGAGGGGATACTACAGGCTTTGGAGGATTCCAGTCCCATTCAGACACTTCACTCGGAACCTCTGGAGGGGATACTACAGGCTTTGGAGGATTCCAGTCCCATTCAGACACTTCACTCGGAGCCTCTGGAGGGGATACTACAGGCTTTGGAGGGGCCCAGCCTCATTCAGACTCGTCCTTTGGAGCCTCTGCAGGTGTTACAAGCTTCGGAGGTGCCCAGCCTCATTCAGATTCATCCTTTGGAGCCTCCGCAGGGGATACAGGCTTCGGAGGATCTCAGCCTCATTCGGAAGCATCTTTCGGTAGCTCCGGAGGAGATACAGGCTTCACGCAGGGAGGTGGAGCTGCCGTTGGATCCTTCGGGGGTCACGATGATGGATCGCCTTTGTCCTCGTGCCCTCAGGCGTGCACGAAGATATTCTCTCCCGTGTGTGGCAGCGATGACCAGACCTACAACAACGATTGCCTGCTCAATGTTGCAGCTTGCCAGTCCCGATCCGCGAGGACAGAGGCTATTTTCAAGGTCTTCGATGGGCCTTGTG TCGCCGTCCTGCCCAGAGGTCCCGCCTGCGACGAATCCTGCGACAAGTCGTTTGTGCCAGTCTGTGGCAGCGACGGAGAGACGTACAACAACATCTGTCTCCTGAATGTCGCCAACTGCTTGAATCCATTCGCCTCCATCACACACGTCAGCGACGGACCCTGTG AGGCCAGCACCCCACCAAGGCTGAGCACCGACCCTAGACCCAGCATCAGTACAGAGGCCAGGCCAGACATCGATATTACTGGAACACACGGAGGCGCCGTACATGGTGGTCAGCAAAGCCAGTCACCGAATCAAGAATACATCCCACCAGTTTAA